From Rhodothermales bacterium:
GACCGACGACGACGTGGTCATGACATGCTTTTCTCTCGACCCGAAGTGCTCGGCCATCTGTCGACCGCCGGAGTTTGGATCGTCCGCCTTTGCGAGATGCGCGAGCAGCGTTTCTCTCGATGTCATGCCAAGGGATAACGCGGTGCACAGATCTCTGTAGTATGTGCTGAACCAGTCGTATCCCGGTCGGGCGTACAGTGCGACAGCAGCCTGGGCAGCCTCGTGACCTGAACTACCGATGTGAAAGAAGCCCTTGCCCTGTTTGAGGAGTGTAAGCATCTTCTGATCCAGACGCCGGGACGTCAACATCGTGCGATAGACGCTCACGAGTTGGTCGGCCTCAAAATCGCGGGCCGACAGCATGTTTACCGGGATGTCGCTCTCGTACCCCGGATCCGACGTCTCTCCGTTGCCGTTGCCGCCGCCGTTCGTGCTGACAACGTCCTGTCGTTCGTAGTCTGGCCGGGTCGATTGGTTGTGAGAATCAGACATAGACACCAGAATTGGACACTTGCTCCACTGCGGCTCGATGGAGCTCGTAAGAATCGGAACCGTGGGGCGAACCAGGTTCCCGATCAGGTGAGTATCGGCTATCGAACGCGCAGTCCAAACCGCTTTAACGACTCAACACGGCAAAATGTTTGGCGTCTAGGGTTCGACGTAGTCGGCAGCGGCAGAGTAGGGCAATTCGAACCAGAAGCGCGATCCGCGGCCCTGCGTACTCTCGACGTGAATCTGCTGTCCGTGCGCCTGGAGGATCTGTTTGACAATACTCAGGCCGAGGCCGGTGCCGCCGCTTCTCCTCGATCGGTCGGGATCGACACGGTAGAATCGCTCAAATACGCGCTCCAGGTGCTCCTCGTCTATTCCGCGACCTGTGTCGATCACTTCCACTCGCACCTTGTCCTTTCTCCGTGCAACGCGGCATCGAATCGAACCCTCGTCCGAATACGCGATGGCGTTCTCGACAAGGTTGATTACCACCTGTCGCATCCGATTTCTGTCCGCATGCACGAGAAGGGTCGGGTTATCGACCTCCAGGCTCAACCCTTTGTCTTTGAGTTTGGCGCGGAGGGATTCGCCCACCTCGAGTACCAGTTCCGACATGTCGAAAATGTCCGGCGAAATCAGGTCCTCCCGATATTCAAGGCGCGCGATCTCGATCAGGTCGTTGAACAGATTTGAAAGTCGCTGCAGGTTCGACAACGCCTTTTCGCCATACAGGGAACGGTGTTCATCGGTTAGACCGGGGGACGAGAGGGCCTCAACGTAGCCCCCAACGGCGAAGATCGGATTCCGCACCTCGTGCGACACATTACCGATAAACTCATTCTGCACGGCTGCCATGCGTTGCAGGTTGACGATTTTCTCCCGAAAGCTGTCGGACATCCGGTTCAGACTGTCCTCGAGATCGATGAATTCAGATGCGCGTGAATGCACCTGAATCTGTCGATCGAGATCGCCTTCGGCGATTCGGCGGGCGCTGTTGCGGATCTCTGTAAGAGGGATCGTGACGCGCTGGGCCGCCAGCCAACTACCGAGTACGGCGAGCACCAGCGCCAGCACCATTCCGACGACGAGCGCCGCCTTGATCCGGTTGACAAGCGCCAGCAGGCGCGGCTCGCCCTGCCCGACGCGAACGGTTAGATCCGACTCAGCGCGGCGCACGCTCATGTAGTGAACGAGGGACCCAGCGTCAGACTTGAGTTGCTCGATTTCGCGCTGCCCCGGTTGGAGTTCGGTCGGCAAACCGACCTGCGCAGCTATGGTGCTGTTTGACGGCGAGAGCCGCATTTCCTCGACGACAAGTTCGCTTCCACGAACTACCGTGATATGCATCTCTCCGATCTGGGCAAAATCACGGGCCACGATGGTGAGTTCAGCTGCGGGTGTGTCATCCAACAGGACGGCGACCCGCTCGGCTTGCTCTCGAATGGTGCGGTCCAGGACGCTGTCGATGTCGCCCTGAAGAACGAACGCCAGGTACAGCCAGATCGCGGCGGCCGCGACGCCCACGAACACGACGAACGTGAGCATCATCAGAAGTTGCGTGGATGCCCTGGGGAGTAGCAACCACGCTCGACCGCGAATCGACGAGCGCCAGGGTAGCCGCATGGAGAACTTAGGGTACCGGAATCAGGCTTTTACCGCGACCTACGACTCGGCGCTGGCCTCTCGAACGAAACGGTACCCGACTCCACGAACGGTCTGAATGTGCTCGGCAAATGGCCCGAGCTTTTCGCGAAGGTTTTTGATATGTGCATCGACGGTTCGCTCGGTCACCATCATGGCATCCTTCCAGATGGTCTCCAGGAGCTGCTGGCGGGTGAACGCCTTGCGTGGATGCCGAACGAGATACCGAAGAAGCTCAAACTCCGTCAATGTGAGTCCGAGGTCCTTGTCAGCAAGGCTCGCCCGGTATTCGTCCTCATAGATCGTAAGGCCGTCGACTTGCAGCGTCCGGCTCTCTTCAACTCCGCTGCGCCGCAGGATAGCCTTCACGTTTGCAAGGATCACCGACGGAGATACCGGCTTCGTGAGGTACGCGTCGCCACCGAGCATGAGACCCTTGATCTGATCCTCTTCTTCGACTTTGGCGCTCAGGAAAATGATCGGAATCGTCTCCGTTTCGACTCGGGAACGCAGCCGACGACATACTTCATAGCCATCAAGGCCGGGGAGCATGATATCGAGAACAATGAGGTCGATGTCCGGCGTGGCCTTCTGAAGCGCTTCCTCGCCATCGAACGCCTTGTGGACAGTGAAGCCTTCCTGAGAAAGGAAATGACCAACGACTTCGGCAACATCCTCTTCGTCATCTACGACGAGAATGTTGATATCGGAAGGTTCGGATGTAACGGCCATTCTTGAGACTCGGAAATGATAGTGGTGACGTGGCGCCGAATTGCGATTCGGCGAGTTGAATATCAAATATAACGTGTCCGAACGGCATCTTCATACAAATTGTGAGATAGATGCACGAGATCAAAGACGGTGGATCCTGCGGCGGATTCCGAGTGCGCCGGCGCTAGTCCTTATGCACGCGGCGAACCCTGCGGGAGACGTTGGTGCACACCTCGTACACGATCGTGTCGGCCCATTGGGCCACCTCATACGCACTGGGTCCACCGTCGCCGAACATGATGGCGGCATCGCCTTCCTGCACCACGATCGATCCTGGCTCGCCGAGGTTGACCATGGTCAGGTCCATGCACACGGTTCCAACCACCGGAAATCGCTTGCCATGAATGCCGATCTCTGCCTTGTTCGAGAGTGCTCTGAAATAGCCGTCGGCATATCCGCACGATATCGTGGCAATCTGCGTTCGTCTTTTCGCCGTCCACTTAAGGTTGTAGGATACACCCTCTCCGGCTTCAATCACTCTTGTCTGAGCCACGCGCGAAACCATCCGCATCGCCGGCTTAAGGCCAATGTCGCTTGCCGCACGCGCATCGTGAAGGTATCCATACAGGCTGATCCCGATCCGAATGAGGTTGCTTTCACCTGACGACCCGACGTCCCGATGGTAATGAACGGCATTGCTCGCGCGCACGTGGACGTAATCGAACCTGTCTCCGAACGTCTGAATGATGCCACGGAGGACGTCATACTGCTTCGCAGTGAATGAACTTTCCGGATCGTCGGCCGACGCAAAATGCGTCCACAGTCCGGCAAGTCGTATTCCGGGGGCAGACTCGAGCGTCGAGATGGTCTCGGCGACGTCTTCGGGCCTCATGCCCAGCCGGTGCATCCCGGTGTCGACCTTGAGGTGGACCGATAATTCGCGCGTGCGCCCGGCGAAGTCGGCGACCGTACGAGCCCATTCCGGAGAATGGATGAGGATGTCCAGCCGCATGTCTGCCAGCACGGGCAGGTCCTGCTTGCGTGGAACGCCCATCACGAGAATGGGTCTCTCCAGGCCGGCAAGACGAAGCTCTACGGCCTCCTGCACCTGGGCCACGGCAAGGAATTCCACACCGTGCGATTCAAGCGCCCGGGCAACGCGGATCGCCCCGTGTCCGTATGCATTGGCCTTCACCACAGCCATCACCGGTCCGCCGCCGGCGTGACGGCGCATCACATCGAGGTTGTTCCGGATGCGGCTGAGGTCAACCTCAACACGATTTGGAAACAGGTCCTGTGGCAACGAATTCGGCTCGAGATTGCCAGCGTCGTCCAAAGTATCTTCGAATTTGAGGGTGTGGATGCGTAAGATTCGTGTCAGGTCGCTC
This genomic window contains:
- the alr gene encoding alanine racemase, with the protein product MDDAGNLEPNSLPQDLFPNRVEVDLSRIRNNLDVMRRHAGGGPVMAVVKANAYGHGAIRVARALESHGVEFLAVAQVQEAVELRLAGLERPILVMGVPRKQDLPVLADMRLDILIHSPEWARTVADFAGRTRELSVHLKVDTGMHRLGMRPEDVAETISTLESAPGIRLAGLWTHFASADDPESSFTAKQYDVLRGIIQTFGDRFDYVHVRASNAVHYHRDVGSSGESNLIRIGISLYGYLHDARAASDIGLKPAMRMVSRVAQTRVIEAGEGVSYNLKWTAKRRTQIATISCGYADGYFRALSNKAEIGIHGKRFPVVGTVCMDLTMVNLGEPGSIVVQEGDAAIMFGDGGPSAYEVAQWADTIVYEVCTNVSRRVRRVHKD
- a CDS encoding HAMP domain-containing protein encodes the protein MMLTFVVFVGVAAAAIWLYLAFVLQGDIDSVLDRTIREQAERVAVLLDDTPAAELTIVARDFAQIGEMHITVVRGSELVVEEMRLSPSNSTIAAQVGLPTELQPGQREIEQLKSDAGSLVHYMSVRRAESDLTVRVGQGEPRLLALVNRIKAALVVGMVLALVLAVLGSWLAAQRVTIPLTEIRNSARRIAEGDLDRQIQVHSRASEFIDLEDSLNRMSDSFREKIVNLQRMAAVQNEFIGNVSHEVRNPIFAVGGYVEALSSPGLTDEHRSLYGEKALSNLQRLSNLFNDLIEIARLEYREDLISPDIFDMSELVLEVGESLRAKLKDKGLSLEVDNPTLLVHADRNRMRQVVINLVENAIAYSDEGSIRCRVARRKDKVRVEVIDTGRGIDEEHLERVFERFYRVDPDRSRRSGGTGLGLSIVKQILQAHGQQIHVESTQGRGSRFWFELPYSAAADYVEP
- a CDS encoding response regulator transcription factor; translated protein: MAVTSEPSDINILVVDDEEDVAEVVGHFLSQEGFTVHKAFDGEEALQKATPDIDLIVLDIMLPGLDGYEVCRRLRSRVETETIPIIFLSAKVEEEDQIKGLMLGGDAYLTKPVSPSVILANVKAILRRSGVEESRTLQVDGLTIYEDEYRASLADKDLGLTLTEFELLRYLVRHPRKAFTRQQLLETIWKDAMMVTERTVDAHIKNLREKLGPFAEHIQTVRGVGYRFVREASAES